The proteins below come from a single Nitrospinota bacterium genomic window:
- a CDS encoding DUF502 domain-containing protein: protein MKTVAFRIRRVFLTGLLVSMPLVITIFVFKFVFETLDSLLGPGVTAIMRHGGAPIPEGAIIPGVGVLTTLLLVFLIGLATTNYLGRKLWDVAEKIFTAIPFIRPVYVATKQVIETFSAGGGQAFRKVALIEYPRKGMYSLAFITGHVKGEVMEKSGKDLVMVFIPTTPNPTSGFLLMLPPEDVTELDMPVEDGVKMIVSCGLVTPEVYGSIAGKKNPEPGLGPDGSPHGS, encoded by the coding sequence ATGAAAACGGTCGCCTTCCGGATAAGAAGAGTATTCCTTACCGGGCTTCTGGTGAGCATGCCCCTGGTGATCACCATTTTTGTCTTCAAGTTCGTCTTCGAGACGCTGGACAGCCTGCTGGGCCCCGGCGTAACGGCGATCATGCGTCACGGCGGCGCGCCGATACCCGAAGGGGCGATCATCCCCGGCGTGGGGGTGCTCACCACGCTTCTGCTCGTGTTCCTGATCGGCCTTGCCACCACCAACTATCTTGGCCGGAAGCTTTGGGACGTGGCCGAGAAGATTTTCACCGCCATACCGTTCATCCGTCCGGTGTACGTGGCCACAAAGCAGGTGATAGAGACATTCTCCGCCGGAGGGGGCCAGGCTTTCCGCAAGGTGGCGCTGATAGAATATCCGAGAAAAGGGATGTACTCCCTGGCGTTCATCACGGGGCACGTTAAAGGCGAGGTGATGGAAAAGTCCGGAAAGGACCTTGTGATGGTTTTCATCCCCACCACTCCGAACCCGACTTCCGGATTCCTTTTGATGCTGCCGCCGGAAGATGTGACTGAGCTTGACATGCCGGTGGAGGACGGGGTGAAAATGATCGTGTCGTGCGGCCTTGTAACGCCGGAAGTTTATGGTAGTATAGCCGGAAAGAAAAATCCGGAGCCTGGTCTTGGGCCGGATGGATCGCCGCACGGGAGTTAA